A single region of the Glycine max cultivar Williams 82 chromosome 20, Glycine_max_v4.0, whole genome shotgun sequence genome encodes:
- the LOC100779563 gene encoding adenylate isopentenyltransferase — protein MRLSILQPHPHPHRIKRWPRIDASSFHRRKDKVVVIMGATGSGKSRLSIDLATLFPSSEIINSDKMQVYRGLDITTNKIPPAQRRGVPHQLLGDVDTEHHGERLIAYLRDRVDDMLNSGMVDELAQFFDQDAARRTGFGLRKAIGVPEFDRFFNKYPPSMGQGDDPLRESAYQEAVRAIKDNTCELAERQIGKIERLKRAGWDLRRIDATEAFRGVLTSGSDVWERQVLEPSVKIVKRFLRE, from the exons ATGAGACTTTCCATTCTGCAACCCCACCCCCACCCCCACCGGATAAAGCGCTGGCCCCGCATCGACGCGTCGTCCTTCCACCGCCGCAAGGACAAGGTGGTGGTGATCATGGGCGCCACCGGCTCTGGCAAGTCCCGTCTCTCCATCGACCTTGCAACCCTCTTCCCCTCCTCCGAAATCATCAACTCCGACAAAATGCAAGTCTATCGCGGCCTCGACATCACCACCAACAAGATCCCCCCCGCCCAGCGCCGCGGCGTCCCCCACCAACTCCTCGGAGACGTCGACACCGAACACCACGGCGAG CGTCTTATCGCATATTTAAGGGACCGAGTCGACGACATGCTTAACTCGGGGATGGTCGACGAGTTGGCTCAGTTCTTCGACCAAGACGCCGCGCGTCGAACCGGGTTCGGTCTCAGAAAGGCAATTGGGGTTCCCGAGTTCGACcggttttttaataaatacccGCCCTCGATGGGCCAGGGCGATGATCCTCTGCGGGAGAGTGCGTACCAGGAGGCGGTGCGGGCGATTAAGGACAACACGTGCGAGTTGGCGGAGCGTCAGATAGGGAAGATCGAACGGTTGAAGCGCGCCGGCTGGGACCTACGGAGGATAGACGCGACGGAGGCGTTTCGGGGGGTGCTGACGTCAGGCTCCGATGTATGGGAGAGACAGGTGTTGGAACCAAGCGTGAAGATTGTGAAACGCTTCTTGAGGGAGTAG